From the Arvicola amphibius chromosome 2, mArvAmp1.2, whole genome shotgun sequence genome, one window contains:
- the LOC119807545 gene encoding olfactory receptor 1078-like, translated as MDSCNKTRVSEFLLLGILEDKDLQPLTYGLFLSMYLVTVFGNMLIILAIFSDLRLHTPMYFFLSNLSFVDICFISTTVPKVLVNIQTQSKVITYAGCITQMYFFLLFVELDNFLLTIMAYDRYVAICYPMHYTVIMNYQLCGLLVLMSWIVSVLHAMFQGLMMLQLSFGTQLEIPHYFCEPNQVVQLTCSDSFLNELVMYFTLVLLATIPLAGIFYSYSKIVSSICAISSAQGKYKAFSTCASHLSVVSLFYCTGLGVYLSSAVNHSSQASSTALVLYTVVTPMLNPFIYSLRNKDVKSALKKLFGRNL; from the coding sequence ATGGACTCATGTAACAAGACGAGAGTTTCAGAATTTCTTCTTCTGGGAATTTTAGAAGACAAAGACCTGCAACCTCTTACTTATGGTCTTTTCCTCTCCATGTACCTGGTCACTGTCTTTGGGAACATGCTAATTATCTTGGCCATCTTCTCAGACCTCCGTCTacacacccccatgtacttcttcctttccaacctGTCTTTTGTGGACATTTGTTTCATTTCAACTACTGTCCCAAAGGTGCTGGTGAACATCCAGACCCAAAGCAAGGTCATCACCTATGCAGGGTGCATCACCCAGATGTactttttcctgctttttgtaGAATTGGACAACTTCTTACTGACTATCATGGCCTATGACCGTTATGTGGCCATCTGTTACCCCATGCACTACACGGTAATCATGAACTACCAGCTCTGTGGACTGCTGGTTCTAATGTCTTGGATTGTGAGTGTTCTGCATGCCATGTTTCAAGGCTTAATGATGCTGCAGCTGTCCTTTGGCACACAGCTGGAAATCCCACACTACTTCTGTGAACCTAATCAGGTGGTCCAGCTCACTTGTTCTGACTCTTTTCTTAATGAGCTGGTGATGTATTTTACACTTGTGTTGCTGGCTACCATTCCACTTGCTGGTATCTTCTATTCTTACTCCAAGATAGTCTCCTCCATATGTGCAATCTCCTCAGCTCAAGGGAAGTACAAAGCATTCTCCACCTGTGCATCTCACCTCTCAGTCGTCTCTTTATTTTACTGCACAGGCCTAGGAGTTTACCTCAGTTCAGCTGTAAACCACAGCTCACAAGCAAGTTCAACAGCCTTGGTCTTGTACACTGTGGTCACCCCCATGCTGAACCCCTTCATCTACAGTCTTAGGAATAAAGATGTTAAGAGTGCCCTGAAAAAACTCTTTGGGAGGAATTTATAA
- the LOC119807067 gene encoding olfactory receptor 1078-like encodes MESRNNTHLLEFVLLGFSQNPHLQPVIFGLFLSMYLITVAGNMLIILAIISDANLHTPMYFFLSNLSFVDICFTSTTVPKMLVNIQTKRKTIQYADCITQMYFFLIFVELDNFLLAVMAYDRYVAICHPLHYTSIMSRRLCGFLVLVSWIVSVLHALLQSMMVLQLSFCTDLEIPHFFCELNQVAQLTCSDTFLNDVVMYFALVLLATVPLSGILYSYSKIVSSIRAISTAQGKYKAFSTCASHLSVVSLFYCTGLGVYLSSAASHSSQASATASVMYTVVTPMLNPFIYSLRNKDVKRALKRLLVRKL; translated from the coding sequence ATGGAGTCAAGAAACAATACACATCTTTTAGAATTTGTTCTATTGGGATTTTCACAGAACCCACACCTGCAGCCTGTTATATTCGGCCTTTTCCTCTCCATGTACCTGATCACGGTAGCTGGAAACATGCTCATTATTCTGGCTATCATCTCAGATGCCAACCTGCACACAcccatgtatttctttctctctaacCTGTCATTTGTGGACATTTGTTTTACCTCCACTACTGTCCCAAAGATGCTGGTGAATATTcagacaaagagaaaaaccatTCAATATGCAGATTGCATCACCCAGATGtactttttcctgatttttgtggAACTGGACAACTTCCTCTTGGctgtgatggcctatgaccgctatgtggccatctgtcaTCCCCTACATTACACTAGCATCATGAGCCGCAGACTCTGTGGATTTCTGGTTCTGGTATCTTGGATTGTGAGTGTCCTGCATGCATTGTTACAAAGTATGATGGTGTTGCAGCTGTCCTTCTGCACAGACTTGGAAATCCCACACTTCTTCTGTGAGTTGAACCAGGTGGCCCAGCTCACCTGTTCTGACACCTTTCTTAATGATGTGGTTATGTATTTTGCACTTGTGCTTTTGGCTACTGTTCCTCTCTCTGGCATCCTTTACTCTTACTCCAAGATAGTGTCCTCCATACGTGCAATCTCCACGGCTCAGGGGAAGTACAAAGCATTTTCTACCTGTGCATCTCATCTCTCCGTTGTCTCCCTATTTTACTGCACAGGCCTAGGCGTGTACCTTAGTTCTGCTGCAAGCCACAGCTCACAAGCAAGTGCAACAGCCTCTGTGATGTATACAGTGGTCACCCCCATGCTGAATCCCTTCATCTATAGTCTGAGGAATAAAGATGTAAAAAGAGCCCTGAAGAGACTTTTAGTTCGGAAACTATGA